A region of Allocoleopsis franciscana PCC 7113 DNA encodes the following proteins:
- the rpsU gene encoding 30S ribosomal protein S21 — translation MTQVVVGENEGLESALRRFKRQVSKAGIFADMKRLRHFETPIEKKKRKAVARRRKRRMN, via the coding sequence ATGACCCAAGTGGTTGTCGGTGAAAATGAAGGACTTGAGTCTGCACTGCGGCGCTTCAAGCGTCAAGTGTCAAAGGCTGGAATATTTGCAGATATGAAGCGTTTACGTCACTTTGAGACCCCCATCGAAAAGAAAAAGCGGAAAGCTGTTGCCAGAAGGCGCAAGCGGCGGATGAACTAA
- the dusB gene encoding tRNA dihydrouridine synthase DusB, translating to MVSLSPSLKAQLSTPLKIGSVEVNSRVLQSPLSGVTDLVFRRLVRRYAPESMMYTEMVHASGLRYAKALPKIMEVDPNERPISIQLFDCRPDFLAEAAQKAVEEGADTVDINMGCPVNKITKNGGGSSLLRQPETAEAIVRAVVQAVCVPVTVKTRIGWSDGEINILEFAKRMEDAGAQMITIHGRTRAQGYNGNAQWEWIGRVKEILSIPVIANGDIFCVEAAVNCLKQTGADGVMCSRGTLGYPFLVGEIDYFLKTGQLLTPPTPEERLECAREHLEALWQYKGDRGIRQSRKHMTWYTKGFPGAAELRGQLAVIETVEQGVELIEQAIAALP from the coding sequence ATGGTTTCCCTATCTCCTAGCTTGAAAGCCCAACTCTCCACGCCGCTGAAGATAGGTTCTGTGGAAGTGAACAGCCGAGTTTTACAATCACCCCTCTCTGGTGTCACAGATTTGGTGTTTCGCCGTCTGGTGCGACGCTATGCCCCAGAGTCGATGATGTATACAGAGATGGTTCATGCATCCGGACTGCGCTACGCTAAAGCTCTGCCTAAAATAATGGAGGTAGACCCCAACGAACGACCCATCAGTATTCAACTGTTTGACTGCCGTCCAGATTTTTTAGCGGAAGCCGCACAGAAGGCAGTGGAGGAAGGGGCGGATACGGTGGATATTAATATGGGTTGCCCGGTTAATAAAATAACGAAAAACGGTGGCGGTTCCTCTCTATTGCGGCAACCGGAAACCGCTGAGGCGATTGTGCGGGCTGTAGTCCAAGCGGTTTGTGTCCCCGTTACCGTAAAAACCCGCATTGGTTGGAGTGATGGGGAGATTAATATCCTAGAATTTGCCAAACGGATGGAAGATGCTGGGGCGCAGATGATCACCATTCATGGACGGACTCGCGCCCAAGGATACAATGGGAATGCCCAATGGGAATGGATTGGACGAGTGAAGGAGATTCTCTCGATCCCGGTGATTGCCAATGGAGATATCTTCTGTGTCGAGGCAGCCGTCAATTGCTTAAAACAAACGGGTGCGGATGGGGTGATGTGCTCGCGAGGGACACTCGGCTATCCCTTCTTAGTCGGAGAAATTGATTACTTCCTGAAAACCGGACAATTATTGACGCCCCCGACACCAGAAGAACGCCTAGAATGTGCGCGAGAACATCTGGAAGCCTTGTGGCAGTATAAAGGCGATCGCGGCATTCGTCAGTCCAGAAAACACATGACTTGGTATACTAAAGGTTTTCCTGGGGCAGCTGAATTGCGAGGGCAGTTGGCTGTGATTGAAACCGTTGAGCAGGGTGTTGAATTAATTGAGCAGGCAATAGCCGCCTTACCATAA
- a CDS encoding RNA recognition motif domain-containing protein has translation MSIYVGNLSYQVTSEDLSSVFAEYGTVKRVQIPTDRETGRSRGFGFVEMETEAEEDAAIQELDGAEWMGRSLKVNKAKPREDQKRSGSYSRRY, from the coding sequence ATGTCAATCTATGTAGGTAACCTTTCCTACCAGGTTACATCAGAAGATCTGAGTAGCGTTTTTGCGGAATACGGAACTGTAAAACGTGTTCAAATTCCAACAGACCGTGAAACAGGTCGCTCTCGCGGGTTTGGTTTTGTGGAGATGGAAACAGAAGCTGAGGAAGATGCAGCGATTCAAGAGCTTGATGGTGCGGAATGGATGGGTCGTAGTTTAAAAGTAAACAAGGCAAAGCCTCGCGAAGATCAAAAACGCAGTGGTAGTTACTCACGCCGCTATTAA